A portion of the Toxotes jaculatrix isolate fToxJac2 chromosome 16, fToxJac2.pri, whole genome shotgun sequence genome contains these proteins:
- the kctd9b gene encoding BTB/POZ domain-containing protein KCTD9b isoform X2: protein MKLAPSDSLTELFLAMRRVTLFINGTSTNGKVVAVYGSLEDLLSVASSKLGIRASSVYNGNGGLIDDITLIRDDDVLYVSEEDPSEDPQDDLTDPEKGQTHTDWLTLNVGGRCFTTTRSTLVSKEPESMLAHMFREKDVWGNKQDSQGAYLIDRSPDYFEPILNYLRHGQLIINEGINPLGVLEEARFFGIEQLAEQLETLIKASQPPDDHSPLTRKEFIRFLLATTTKSELRCQGLNFNGADLSRLDLRYINFKMANLRGANLTHANLSGANLERADLSMACLDGANLQGVKMLCTNAEGASLRSCNFEDPAGIKANLEGANLKGVDMEGKIVE from the exons ATGAAACTCGCGCCTTCTGACAGTCTAACTGagctttttttggccatgaggAGAGTCACGCTGTTTATCAACGGAACCTCCACAAATGGAAAG GTGGTGGCCGTGTACGGCTCTCTGGAGGATTTACTGTCTGTGGCCAGTTCCAAACTGGGAATAAGAGCCTCTAGTGTTTATAACGGGAACGGCGGCCTGATAGACGACATCACGTTAATCAG AGATGATGATGTGCTGTACGTATCAGAGGAAGACCCATCTGAAG atccTCAGGATGACCTCACAGATCCTGAAAAGGGCCAGACTCACACTGATTGGCTGACGCTCAACGTCGGTGGACGCTGCTTCACCACCACCAG gaGCACCCTGGTCAGTAAAGAGCCTGAGAGCATGTTGGCCCACATGTTCAGAGAGAAAG ACGTGTGGGGGAACAAGCAGGACTctcagggggcgtacctgataGACCGCAGTCCAGACTACTTTGAACCCATTCTGAATTACCTGAGACATGGACAGCTCATCATCAACGAGGGGATCAACCCGCTGG GTGTGCTGGAGGAGGCTCGTTTCTTTGGCATTGAACAGCTCGCTGAGCAGCTGGAGACCCtcataaag GCCTCTCAGCCCCCTGATGACCACTCACCTCTGACCCGCAAAGAGTTTATTCGCTTCCTGTTGGCCACGACGACCAAGTCAGAGCTGCGCTGTCAG GGTCTGAACTTCAACGGTGCAGATCTGTCTCGTCTGGATCTGCGCTACATCAACTTTAAGATGGCCAACCTGAGAGGAGCCAACCTGACCCACGCCAACCTGAGCGGGGCGAACCTGGAGAGAGCCGACCTGTCCATGGCGTGTCTCGAT ggagCCAACCTGCAGGGAGTGAAGATGCTGTGTACCAATGCAGAAGGAGCTTCACTGAGAAGCTGTAATTTTGAGGATCCTGCTGGAATCAAAGCCAATCTGGAAG GGGCAAACCTGAAGGGCGTGGACATGGAGGGAA AGATTGTAGAGTAA
- the kctd9b gene encoding BTB/POZ domain-containing protein KCTD9b isoform X1, with protein sequence MKLAPSDSLTELFLAMRRVTLFINGTSTNGKVVAVYGSLEDLLSVASSKLGIRASSVYNGNGGLIDDITLIRDDDVLYVSEEDPSEDPQDDLTDPEKGQTHTDWLTLNVGGRCFTTTRSTLVSKEPESMLAHMFREKDVWGNKQDSQGAYLIDRSPDYFEPILNYLRHGQLIINEGINPLGVLEEARFFGIEQLAEQLETLIKASQPPDDHSPLTRKEFIRFLLATTTKSELRCQGLNFNGADLSRLDLRYINFKMANLRGANLTHANLSGANLERADLSMACLDGANLQGVKMLCTNAEGASLRSCNFEDPAGIKANLEGANLKGVDMEGSQMTGINLRVATLKNAKLKNCNLRGATLAGTDLENCDLSGCDLQEANLRGSNVKGAIFEEMLTPLHMSQSVR encoded by the exons ATGAAACTCGCGCCTTCTGACAGTCTAACTGagctttttttggccatgaggAGAGTCACGCTGTTTATCAACGGAACCTCCACAAATGGAAAG GTGGTGGCCGTGTACGGCTCTCTGGAGGATTTACTGTCTGTGGCCAGTTCCAAACTGGGAATAAGAGCCTCTAGTGTTTATAACGGGAACGGCGGCCTGATAGACGACATCACGTTAATCAG AGATGATGATGTGCTGTACGTATCAGAGGAAGACCCATCTGAAG atccTCAGGATGACCTCACAGATCCTGAAAAGGGCCAGACTCACACTGATTGGCTGACGCTCAACGTCGGTGGACGCTGCTTCACCACCACCAG gaGCACCCTGGTCAGTAAAGAGCCTGAGAGCATGTTGGCCCACATGTTCAGAGAGAAAG ACGTGTGGGGGAACAAGCAGGACTctcagggggcgtacctgataGACCGCAGTCCAGACTACTTTGAACCCATTCTGAATTACCTGAGACATGGACAGCTCATCATCAACGAGGGGATCAACCCGCTGG GTGTGCTGGAGGAGGCTCGTTTCTTTGGCATTGAACAGCTCGCTGAGCAGCTGGAGACCCtcataaag GCCTCTCAGCCCCCTGATGACCACTCACCTCTGACCCGCAAAGAGTTTATTCGCTTCCTGTTGGCCACGACGACCAAGTCAGAGCTGCGCTGTCAG GGTCTGAACTTCAACGGTGCAGATCTGTCTCGTCTGGATCTGCGCTACATCAACTTTAAGATGGCCAACCTGAGAGGAGCCAACCTGACCCACGCCAACCTGAGCGGGGCGAACCTGGAGAGAGCCGACCTGTCCATGGCGTGTCTCGAT ggagCCAACCTGCAGGGAGTGAAGATGCTGTGTACCAATGCAGAAGGAGCTTCACTGAGAAGCTGTAATTTTGAGGATCCTGCTGGAATCAAAGCCAATCTGGAAG GGGCAAACCTGAAGGGCGTGGACATGGAGGGAAGTCAGATGACGGGGATCAACCTGAGGGTCGCCACACTGAAAAACGCCAAACTGAAGAACTGCAACCTGAGAGGAGCTACACTGGCCGGGACGGACCTGGAG AACTGTGACTTATCAGGATGCGACCTGCAGGAGGCAAACCTGAGAGGCTCCAATGTGAAGGGAGCCATCTTCGAGGAGATGCTGACTCCTCTGCACATGTCTCAGAGTGTGCGGTAA